A DNA window from Salvelinus sp. IW2-2015 linkage group LG4q.1:29, ASM291031v2, whole genome shotgun sequence contains the following coding sequences:
- the sptlc1 gene encoding serine palmitoyltransferase 1, with protein sequence MASGQQWVLVEMVQALYEAPAYHLVLEGILILWIIRLLFSKTYKLQERSDLTEKEKEDLIEEWQPEPLVPPMSKDHPSLNYDIVTGPPSHKIIVNGKECINFASFNFLGFLDNERVKQKALTSLRRYGVGTCGPRGFYGTFDVHLELEDRLAKFMKTEEAIIYSYGFATIASAIPAYSKRGDIVFVDEAACFSIQKGLQASRSFIKYFKHNDMEDLERLLKEQEIEDHRNPRKARVTRRFIIVEGLYINTADVCPLPDLVKLKYKYKVRIFLEESMSFGVLGEHGRGVTEHFGVNIDDIELISANMENAVASIGGFCCGRSFVIDHQRLSGQGYCFSVCLXPMLAAAAIEALNIMEEDPEIFTILREKCKHVHKALQESPGMKVVGEAYAPALHLQLERSSGSRDTDVRMLRXIVDYCLEREIALTLARYLDKEERFLPPPSIRVVVTIEQTEEEIEKAASCIKEAALAILK encoded by the exons gcACCTGCCTACCATCTGGTCTTGGAAGGGATCCTCATATTGTGGATCatcagactgctgttttcaaagACGTACAAACTACAGGAGCGTTCAGACCTCACAGAGAAG gaaaaggaggacttaATTGAAGAATGGCAACCAGAACCCCTTGTCCCTCCTATGTCCAAAGACCATCCTTCCCTCAATTATGACATAGTCACTGG CCCACCAAGCCACAAAATCATTGTAAATGGAAAAGAGTGCATTAACTTTGCTTCATTTAACTTCTTGGGTTTCCTTGACAACGAGCGAGTGAAG CAAAAGGCCTTGACTTCTCTCAGGAGGTATGGTGTTGGTACCTGTGGTCCAAGAGGTTTCTATGGAACCTTTG ATGTCCACTTGGAGTTAGAGGATCGTTTGGCCAAGTTCATGAAAACAGAGGAGGCCATCATCTATTCRTATGGCTTTGCAACGATAGCTAGTGCAATACCTGCCTACTCCAAGAGAGGAGACATAGTGTTTGT GGATGAGGCAGCATGTTTCTCCATACAAAAGGGTCTCCAAGCCTCCCGCAGTTTCATCAAGTACTTCAAACACAACGACATGGAAGATCTGGAGAGACTGCTCAAAGAGCAGGAGATCGAGGATCACAGG AATCCTCGGAAGGCCAGAGTGACCAGGAGGTTCATCATAGTGGAGGGGCTGTATATAAACACTGCAGATGTTTGTCCCCTTCCAGACCTG GTGAAGCTGAAGTACAAGTACAAGGTCCGCATCTTCCTGGAGGAGAGTATGTCGTTCGGGGTGCTGGGAGAACATGGCAGAGGGGTTACGGAACACTTTGGGGTCAAC ATTGACGATATTGARCTCATTAGTGCCAACATGGAGAACGCTGTGGCTTCCATAGGCGGCTTCTGCTGTGGAAGGTCGTTCGTCATAGACCATCAG cgcctttcag GCCAGGGGTactgtttctctgtttgtct NNNNCCCATGCTGGCTGCTGCAGCCATAGAGGCCCTTAACATCATGGAGGAAGACCCAG AAATTTTTACCATCCTGAGGGAGAAGTGCAAACACGTRCACAAAGCGTTGCAAGA AAGTCCTGGGATGAAGGTAGTAGGGGAAGCTTATGCCCCTGCGCTTCACCTACAGCTAGAGAGAAGCTCTGGATCCAGAGACACGGACGTGAGGATGCTTCGCAYCATCGTAGATTAC TGTTTGGAGAGAGAGATCGCACTCACCCTAGCTCGGTACTTGGATAAAGAGGAGCGGTTTCTCCCTCCGCCTTC GATCCGGGTAGTGGTCACCATCGAGCAGACAGAAGAGGAGATTGAGAAAGCTGCGTCCTGCATCAAAGAGGCAGCTCTGGCTATCCTCAAATGA